In Leptospira sp. WS58.C1, a single genomic region encodes these proteins:
- a CDS encoding anthranilate synthase component II, whose amino-acid sequence MKVLIVDHHDSFSYNLFQLVGEILEEEFPYRFRLDVIRQNETDVSKVLKERYDRILLSPGPGTPEEPEYFGCSMEILKQLGGEIPILGVCLGMQGMAYFAGANIIKAEYPLHGKISEIKTDGKGVYRDLPTNLKVMRYHSLVVDENSLGKEWERTAYADNELMGIRNLKKRMEGVQFHPESFATEGGRKMLSNFLI is encoded by the coding sequence ATGAAAGTTTTGATAGTGGACCATCACGATTCATTTTCCTATAATTTATTTCAACTCGTCGGAGAAATTTTAGAAGAAGAGTTCCCATACAGATTTAGATTGGATGTGATCCGTCAAAATGAAACGGATGTTTCTAAAGTTTTAAAGGAAAGGTACGATAGAATTCTACTTTCTCCAGGACCCGGAACTCCGGAAGAACCTGAATATTTCGGCTGTTCCATGGAGATCTTAAAACAATTAGGAGGAGAAATTCCTATCTTAGGAGTTTGTCTCGGAATGCAAGGGATGGCTTATTTTGCTGGAGCAAATATTATAAAAGCGGAATATCCTTTGCATGGAAAGATTTCCGAGATCAAAACGGACGGTAAAGGAGTTTATCGGGATCTTCCTACGAATCTCAAAGTGATGAGGTATCATTCTTTAGTCGTGGATGAGAACTCTCTGGGAAAAGAATGGGAAAGGACCGCCTATGCAGATAACGAACTGATGGGTATACGGAATCTAAAAAAAAGAATGGAGGGTGTACAATTCCATCCTGAGTCATTCGCTACGGAAGGAGGAAGGAAGATGCTTTCGAATTTTTTAATATAA
- a CDS encoding anthranilate synthase component I family protein, producing MSIEIQNIRKEASSLFPRPILRPFPLKEQGVMEYFRKLMEETEVALLFESLGPESDNSRYSFISGFPKRIFKAKGDRLECNGEEIGKGNPYRLFSEIFPPRKSFLECTEAGGGGLYGYLSYEAANDMEPSLLLKEHPKFPKFCFVWMEDGILLDRRTGESKYFHYGTDRYSLFEEIFKKKNPEKGKFQSVDLGFSKTKAEHRMMVDEVLEEIRKGNTFQCQVGFRKTFLVGDGETAVSGRRGDFELYKSVRKINPSPFMFFMSFPGEVHLGASPELLFRLKDGLAESFPLAGTIRRGADEEEDRKFALQLLSDPKEIAEHNMLVDLHRNDLGRVSKFGTVKVRDSFALKRFSHVQHLSTEVSGILRVGQDMFSGLASSFPTGTLSGAPKIESMKIIHRIENDPRGPYGGAVGKFGFDGNCSFCIPIRSYFRKEEEAVVRASGGIVMDSDPDAEYEEIGHKLGAVLKAIEAIQ from the coding sequence ATGTCCATAGAAATACAAAATATCAGAAAAGAAGCAAGTTCACTTTTTCCAAGACCTATTCTCCGGCCATTCCCCTTAAAGGAACAAGGTGTCATGGAATATTTCCGAAAACTAATGGAGGAAACCGAGGTTGCACTCTTATTCGAAAGTTTGGGACCGGAATCGGATAATTCCAGATACAGTTTTATTTCGGGCTTTCCTAAGAGGATCTTCAAAGCAAAGGGAGACCGATTGGAATGTAACGGAGAAGAGATCGGTAAAGGAAATCCATACCGGTTGTTTTCCGAAATTTTTCCTCCCCGAAAATCTTTCTTAGAATGTACGGAAGCGGGCGGGGGAGGTCTCTACGGTTATCTTTCCTATGAGGCTGCTAACGATATGGAGCCAAGTCTCCTTCTCAAAGAACATCCCAAATTTCCTAAGTTTTGTTTTGTTTGGATGGAAGACGGGATCCTCTTGGATAGAAGGACGGGAGAATCCAAATATTTTCATTACGGAACGGATCGATACTCTTTGTTCGAAGAGATTTTTAAAAAGAAAAACCCCGAAAAAGGAAAATTCCAATCAGTCGATTTAGGTTTTTCTAAAACAAAGGCGGAACACAGAATGATGGTGGATGAAGTTTTAGAAGAGATCCGAAAAGGAAATACCTTCCAATGCCAAGTGGGCTTTCGAAAAACATTTTTGGTAGGAGATGGCGAGACTGCCGTATCCGGAAGAAGAGGTGATTTCGAATTATACAAATCGGTGCGAAAAATTAATCCTTCCCCTTTTATGTTTTTTATGAGTTTTCCGGGGGAAGTTCATCTGGGAGCGAGTCCCGAACTTTTATTTCGTTTAAAAGATGGACTTGCGGAAAGTTTTCCCTTGGCCGGAACCATTCGAAGGGGAGCTGACGAAGAAGAAGACCGAAAGTTTGCGTTACAACTTCTTTCCGATCCGAAAGAGATCGCAGAACATAATATGTTAGTGGATCTGCATCGAAATGACCTGGGAAGAGTTTCCAAATTCGGAACCGTAAAAGTGAGAGATTCCTTCGCTCTCAAAAGGTTTAGCCATGTGCAGCACCTCTCTACGGAAGTTTCAGGAATTCTAAGAGTCGGTCAGGATATGTTTTCCGGATTGGCTTCTTCTTTCCCTACCGGAACGTTAAGCGGTGCTCCAAAGATAGAATCCATGAAGATCATCCATAGGATAGAAAACGATCCGAGAGGTCCTTATGGAGGGGCCGTAGGAAAGTTCGGTTTCGATGGAAATTGTTCCTTTTGTATTCCGATCCGAAGTTATTTCAGAAAGGAAGAAGAGGCAGTTGTCCGAGCCTCAGGTGGGATCGTAATGGATTCGGATCCGGACGCGGAATACGAAGAGATCGGTCATAAATTAGGAGCTGTTTTGAAAGCGATAGAGGCAATCCAATGA
- the ilvB gene encoding biosynthetic-type acetolactate synthase large subunit has protein sequence METITEKNKAWLREDKIPQNGAELIVTYLKRRRIHNVYGIPGGANLPLYDALHNSGIRHILARHEQGGGFMAQGEARITKKPAVCLASSGPGVTNLITAIADAKSDSIPLVAITGQVPLSLIGTDAFQEIDTYGLSVPITKKTYLVRSVSELIRILPEAFQIAEGPRPGPVWIDVPKDVQASPISLSMSQIESIWSSQEETNPPNIFISEADILRFYSLLENSKKPVLYIGGGVKSSGAEDLISKLAKTQDIPVVCTLMGLDSFPQTHELSLGMLGMHGAPYTNRLLSESDLLLAFGVRFDDRATGKLETFCPNAKVIHVDIDYKEIGKLRKPDFGFCSDLKYFLENMGDFPTHKREEWREQIRSYKELYPLNSIPNSKGFSPRDIILSVSRSLGPNARVSTDVGQHQMWVAQYYPFRKSGTFLTSGGLGTMGFGLPAAIGASLADPNSMIVCFSGDGSILMNIQELDTLSELKSNIKIIIFDNRNLGLVRQQQNLFYGSRYNGSSYPPHSKFSKIANAFGIPSLDLGEAGKSLEDLEDFLKEKGPGLIVVPIDQDLQVLPMVPPGKSNLEMLLG, from the coding sequence ATGGAAACGATTACTGAAAAAAACAAGGCCTGGCTTAGAGAAGATAAGATCCCGCAGAATGGAGCGGAACTGATCGTTACCTATTTAAAAAGAAGAAGGATCCATAACGTATATGGGATCCCTGGAGGCGCCAATCTACCGTTATACGATGCGCTTCATAATAGCGGAATACGTCATATCCTTGCCAGGCATGAACAGGGTGGAGGATTTATGGCTCAGGGAGAAGCCAGGATCACTAAAAAACCCGCAGTATGTCTGGCTTCCTCCGGCCCGGGAGTTACAAATCTGATTACGGCGATTGCGGATGCGAAATCGGATTCAATACCGTTAGTCGCAATTACGGGCCAGGTGCCTTTATCTCTCATTGGAACGGACGCTTTTCAAGAGATCGATACTTATGGATTATCGGTACCAATTACTAAAAAGACTTATTTAGTTCGTTCCGTATCGGAACTCATTCGTATACTGCCGGAAGCTTTCCAAATTGCGGAAGGTCCCAGGCCTGGTCCTGTTTGGATAGATGTACCCAAGGATGTACAAGCTTCTCCTATTTCGCTTTCTATGTCCCAGATAGAATCTATTTGGAGTTCTCAGGAAGAAACAAATCCTCCTAATATCTTTATCTCGGAAGCGGACATACTCAGGTTTTATTCTCTATTAGAAAATTCTAAAAAACCTGTTTTATATATCGGCGGGGGAGTCAAGAGCTCCGGCGCAGAAGATCTGATCTCGAAATTGGCTAAGACCCAGGATATTCCTGTAGTTTGCACTTTGATGGGTTTGGACTCCTTTCCTCAAACTCATGAATTGTCTTTGGGAATGCTTGGTATGCATGGCGCTCCTTATACGAATCGATTATTATCGGAGTCGGATCTTCTTTTGGCGTTCGGGGTTCGTTTTGACGATCGAGCCACAGGAAAGTTGGAAACATTCTGTCCGAACGCAAAAGTGATCCATGTGGACATCGATTATAAGGAAATCGGAAAGTTAAGAAAGCCGGATTTCGGATTCTGTTCCGACCTAAAATATTTTTTGGAGAATATGGGAGATTTCCCCACGCATAAAAGAGAAGAATGGAGAGAGCAAATCCGTTCTTATAAGGAATTGTATCCTTTAAATTCGATTCCTAATTCGAAAGGTTTTTCTCCTCGGGATATTATTTTGTCCGTTTCAAGATCCTTAGGTCCGAATGCAAGGGTCAGCACGGATGTTGGACAACACCAAATGTGGGTAGCCCAATATTATCCTTTCCGTAAAAGCGGAACCTTTTTAACTTCCGGCGGACTAGGCACTATGGGTTTTGGTCTGCCTGCGGCAATCGGGGCTTCTCTTGCGGATCCCAATTCTATGATCGTTTGTTTTTCAGGAGACGGCTCTATCCTGATGAATATCCAGGAATTGGATACTCTGAGCGAGTTGAAATCGAATATTAAAATTATAATATTCGATAATCGTAATTTGGGACTCGTTCGTCAACAGCAGAATTTGTTTTACGGTAGCAGGTATAACGGGAGTTCCTATCCTCCCCATTCCAAGTTTTCCAAAATCGCAAACGCTTTCGGAATCCCTAGTTTGGATCTGGGAGAGGCCGGAAAAAGTTTAGAAGACCTGGAGGATTTCCTGAAAGAGAAAGGTCCCGGGCTGATCGTTGTCCCGATCGATCAGGACCTTCAAGTTCTTCCAATGGTTCCTCCCGGAAAAAGTAATCTGGAGATGCTCTTAGGTTGA
- the tpx gene encoding thiol peroxidase, translating into MASVTLKGNPVQLEGKLVEVGAKAPDFNGTAKDLSSKSLKDYNGKVKILVSVPSLDTSVCAMETKKFHERATKLDGIVTLVVSGDLPFAMNRFCTMEGLDSPNLVTLSQFRDFSFSKAYGTHIADGGLKGLSARAVFVVDKDDTIQYVELVPEIASEPNYEAAIGAAKKLV; encoded by the coding sequence ATGGCAAGCGTCACTCTTAAAGGTAACCCAGTTCAACTCGAAGGAAAATTAGTAGAAGTAGGAGCAAAGGCTCCCGATTTTAACGGAACGGCAAAAGACCTAAGCTCCAAGTCTCTCAAAGATTATAACGGAAAAGTGAAAATCTTAGTTTCAGTCCCAAGTTTAGATACATCCGTATGCGCCATGGAAACCAAAAAGTTCCATGAAAGAGCGACTAAGCTGGATGGGATCGTAACCTTGGTTGTCTCAGGTGATCTACCCTTTGCAATGAATCGTTTTTGCACTATGGAAGGGTTGGATTCTCCGAATCTAGTCACACTTTCTCAATTCAGGGATTTTTCTTTTTCTAAAGCGTACGGAACTCATATTGCGGATGGAGGTTTAAAAGGACTTTCTGCAAGAGCCGTATTCGTTGTGGATAAGGACGATACTATCCAATATGTGGAGTTAGTTCCGGAAATCGCAAGCGAGCCGAATTATGAAGCTGCAATCGGAGCGGCAAAAAAATTAGTTTAA
- a CDS encoding SGNH/GDSL hydrolase family protein, with protein MQTISNLTLLLLLISLFNNCDKEPSSNTEELVSYLSKPSLAMYGDSIVASWPVQEQLSDFNTVKFAFPGIDTAEIHSSVENDKNRYNACLYEGGINDFLGNYSPTQSQVDATIDRQIQSIQILVTRCEHVVALNLWNVEFPWPTLAVAMINAGMKERINFVPRIDTELLIQNDMLSDGNHPNKNGYYVLSKAVREQLKPFFPILYLNE; from the coding sequence TTGCAAACAATCTCAAACCTGACCTTGCTTCTGCTTTTAATATCCCTCTTCAATAACTGCGACAAAGAACCTTCTTCTAATACGGAAGAACTAGTCTCTTATCTTTCAAAACCCTCTTTGGCAATGTATGGGGACAGTATCGTGGCCTCCTGGCCAGTACAAGAACAACTCTCGGATTTTAATACGGTCAAGTTCGCTTTTCCCGGGATAGACACCGCAGAAATCCATTCTTCCGTGGAGAACGATAAGAATCGTTACAACGCTTGTCTCTATGAAGGAGGGATCAACGATTTTTTAGGAAATTATTCTCCCACCCAAAGCCAGGTAGATGCGACCATAGATAGACAGATCCAAAGTATACAAATCCTTGTAACAAGATGTGAACATGTAGTTGCATTAAATCTTTGGAATGTAGAATTTCCATGGCCTACACTCGCGGTCGCAATGATCAATGCAGGGATGAAAGAAAGAATTAATTTTGTCCCAAGAATAGACACGGAACTATTGATCCAAAACGATATGCTGAGCGATGGAAATCATCCCAATAAAAACGGATATTATGTTCTCTCCAAAGCCGTAAGAGAGCAGTTAAAACCCTTCTTTCCAATCCTTTATCTAAACGAATAA
- a CDS encoding sterol desaturase family protein, with product MLVEIFIIAGICLAIERIIPGWKLPYVKTWPIRVVLVNFIQLVIVVLAGFTWEKWFYGNSIFHISKFLNPAMGGLFAYFIATFIFYWWHRWRHTFDFLWRGFHQIHHSPQRLEVITSFYKHPGEMILNSIIGSILIYVILGLSYEAGAVYTFCTAIGEFFYHTNIKTPRWIGYFFQRPEMHRIHHQYGRHKNNYGDIVWWDMLFGTYENPKTFDYTCGFDPEKEERLLDMLLYRDVHKE from the coding sequence ATGTTAGTTGAAATATTTATTATAGCTGGGATATGCCTAGCAATCGAACGAATCATCCCCGGCTGGAAATTGCCTTATGTAAAAACTTGGCCGATCCGAGTCGTCTTAGTAAATTTTATCCAATTAGTGATAGTGGTATTAGCCGGTTTCACTTGGGAAAAATGGTTTTATGGAAATTCAATATTTCATATATCAAAATTTCTGAATCCAGCAATGGGTGGACTCTTTGCTTATTTTATCGCCACTTTCATTTTTTATTGGTGGCATAGATGGAGACACACGTTTGATTTTCTTTGGAGAGGATTTCACCAAATCCATCATAGTCCTCAAAGACTCGAAGTAATCACTTCCTTCTACAAACATCCGGGAGAAATGATTCTTAATTCTATCATAGGAAGTATCTTAATTTACGTGATTTTAGGATTAAGCTATGAAGCGGGAGCAGTTTATACTTTCTGCACCGCCATTGGAGAATTCTTTTATCATACAAATATCAAAACTCCACGCTGGATCGGATATTTTTTCCAAAGACCGGAGATGCACAGAATACATCACCAATACGGAAGACATAAAAACAATTACGGAGATATAGTTTGGTGGGATATGCTTTTCGGGACCTACGAAAATCCTAAAACTTTCGATTATACCTGCGGTTTTGATCCGGAAAAAGAAGAAAGATTGCTGGACATGCTTCTATATCGGGACGTACATAAAGAGTAG
- a CDS encoding DUF3995 domain-containing protein, with translation MQIEKLIGLFTGGILFFLSALHVYWAFGGKLTSVAVIPETNGKPTFVPGRGLTLLVALVLFAFGAVALWVSGNIFSPNRTSAIFSLLISLIFIGRAIGDFRLVGYFKKIKNTKFAKYDYLLYSPVCILLGASYLYLGWRSF, from the coding sequence ATGCAGATAGAGAAATTGATCGGTTTGTTCACAGGAGGAATTCTATTTTTTTTATCTGCATTACATGTCTACTGGGCATTCGGTGGAAAATTAACATCAGTCGCGGTCATTCCGGAAACCAACGGCAAACCTACATTTGTTCCGGGAAGAGGATTAACCTTACTTGTTGCGCTTGTTCTTTTCGCATTCGGAGCAGTAGCTCTTTGGGTCTCCGGTAATATTTTCTCGCCAAATAGAACGAGTGCAATCTTCTCCCTATTAATCTCACTCATTTTTATAGGAAGAGCCATCGGAGATTTTCGACTAGTTGGCTACTTTAAAAAAATCAAAAATACTAAATTCGCAAAATACGATTATCTTCTATATTCACCCGTTTGTATCCTTTTGGGAGCATCTTATCTATATTTGGGTTGGAGAAGTTTTTAG
- a CDS encoding acyl-CoA thioesterase, with protein MQISKSFIYEIPVLWSQCDPNGHLNVGNFQVFLHEGRMVALEEAGLSFSQMKSENIGPMILRGETDYKAEIRYPDTALIETQFGEISGSRCKAFQKLIRKSDGKVSCESVSHCIMFDFGKKRPWKYTDKFLEGLGLLGRLPR; from the coding sequence ATGCAAATCTCTAAATCATTCATTTATGAAATCCCGGTCCTTTGGAGCCAATGTGATCCTAACGGACATTTGAATGTCGGAAACTTCCAAGTATTTCTTCATGAAGGAAGAATGGTCGCTTTAGAAGAAGCAGGCCTCTCCTTCTCCCAAATGAAATCCGAAAACATAGGACCGATGATCCTAAGAGGAGAAACGGATTACAAAGCGGAAATCCGCTATCCCGATACCGCGCTAATCGAAACTCAGTTCGGTGAGATCTCTGGCTCGAGATGTAAGGCATTTCAAAAATTGATACGAAAATCCGACGGCAAAGTTTCCTGCGAATCCGTCTCTCATTGTATCATGTTCGATTTCGGTAAGAAAAGACCATGGAAATACACGGACAAATTCCTGGAAGGATTAGGGCTTTTGGGGCGGCTCCCTCGCTAA
- a CDS encoding aldehyde dehydrogenase family protein — MQRVFDAQKRHFHKVLKVSKAKDRIVLLKKLLAAVERLTPEIKQALQKDFRKAPHETDLTEIMPSIAELKDAIRHVKTWMKPERVKTPVSLFGARSSISYEPKGVTLIISPWNYPFYLAIAPLTAALAAGNTAIIKPSEFTPETSKLLTKLVKETFQEGEVAVFEGDHTVSTALMELPFDHIFFTGSTHVGKIVMAAAAKNLSTVTLELGGKSPAIIVPGANLKKAAQKLVWGKIMNAGQTCVAPDYLLLPEGQTEEFVKQAKAAVKSFYGESSADIKNNKDFCRLVNQRNFQRVSGYIHEAVEKGGKVVMGGETDSSQNYIEPTLIADVPANARIMEDEIFGPVLPILTYKNLDEAVEKVLSKPKPLALYVFGSNNKYINKVLKETSSGGAAVNDVIVHLANPNLPFGGINHSGHGSYHGWWGFRTFSHEKSVFKQAPFSSIEMLYPPYTGFVDKMLQFTKKFFV; from the coding sequence ATGCAAAGAGTATTCGATGCTCAAAAACGTCATTTTCATAAGGTTCTGAAAGTTTCCAAGGCGAAGGATCGAATCGTATTATTGAAAAAATTACTGGCGGCAGTGGAAAGACTGACCCCGGAGATCAAACAGGCTTTACAAAAGGATTTTAGAAAAGCTCCTCACGAAACGGATCTAACGGAGATCATGCCTTCTATCGCAGAATTAAAAGATGCGATCCGACATGTTAAAACCTGGATGAAACCGGAAAGAGTAAAAACCCCAGTGTCACTTTTCGGTGCGAGAAGTTCCATTTCTTACGAACCAAAGGGAGTAACGCTGATCATTTCTCCATGGAACTATCCGTTCTATCTTGCGATTGCACCGTTGACTGCCGCACTTGCAGCCGGAAACACTGCGATCATCAAACCTTCCGAATTTACACCCGAAACTTCTAAACTACTTACGAAACTAGTAAAAGAAACCTTTCAAGAGGGAGAAGTAGCCGTATTCGAAGGAGATCACACGGTTTCCACCGCTCTAATGGAGTTACCATTCGATCACATCTTCTTCACGGGGAGTACACATGTAGGAAAGATCGTAATGGCTGCTGCGGCAAAAAATCTTTCTACAGTGACATTGGAGTTGGGAGGAAAATCTCCGGCGATCATCGTACCGGGAGCGAACCTGAAAAAGGCGGCTCAAAAACTGGTTTGGGGAAAGATCATGAACGCAGGACAAACCTGTGTGGCGCCTGATTATCTACTTCTACCGGAAGGACAAACGGAAGAATTCGTAAAACAAGCGAAGGCCGCTGTAAAATCTTTCTATGGAGAAAGTTCTGCGGACATTAAGAATAACAAAGATTTCTGTCGTTTAGTGAACCAAAGGAATTTCCAAAGAGTTTCCGGTTATATTCACGAAGCGGTTGAAAAAGGTGGAAAGGTAGTAATGGGAGGAGAAACAGATTCTTCTCAAAACTATATAGAGCCTACACTGATTGCCGATGTTCCAGCAAATGCAAGGATCATGGAAGATGAGATCTTTGGACCGGTGCTTCCAATCCTAACATACAAAAACCTGGATGAAGCAGTGGAGAAGGTTCTTTCCAAACCGAAGCCGCTTGCACTCTATGTGTTCGGAAGTAATAACAAGTATATCAACAAAGTCCTCAAGGAAACATCTTCCGGAGGAGCTGCGGTGAATGACGTTATCGTACATTTGGCGAACCCGAATTTACCGTTCGGAGGGATCAATCACTCCGGACACGGTAGTTACCACGGCTGGTGGGGATTCAGAACATTCTCTCACGAGAAGTCCGTCTTTAAACAAGCCCCATTCTCTTCGATTGAAATGTTGTATCCACCTTATACCGGCTTCGTGGATAAAATGCTTCAATTCACCAAGAAGTTCTTCGTTTAA
- a CDS encoding HDOD domain-containing protein encodes MSQGKTLELFHHKDHGIFSNLKDLDHPISENIPFHFKFFNLTESVDSVLSKTLDRYLLHLDIIFVRDSVLAALKETITNTIKANIKRIYFRELQADIQNPSVYRSKITGFKKTYLDNKEKYEDLLFKNNYVVLVSFIHNKDTIRIRVMNNVKLSPEEVDRINERIEKAKTYNDLAEAFLEKGDETEGAGLGLIMTLMMLKNDGLGASSYKVESQGNNTSVIIDIPIQIQKENVQIQKAEEIIKEVDQLPTFPKAIQDIQAAIDKPNSSISQIAEMVKKDVALSANILKLSNSAAFRRGNKVESLDRAIQLIGLKELQVLLYSLGTKQILENKFPAFLTIWEKSNQCAYYCKLIAQRLNLPKEAMSNLMSAALLHDIGEIILLSLEEERMGKIQNYSASKEIASSLSMEEAAFGITHTKIGALIAEKWNFPELYSKTMEYHHRPQLAEEQYKEIIFPIYLGDMMIKINNEEAKFSEIPDEVLKHCKFFSSGDFHSFRTKALESFQATL; translated from the coding sequence ATGAGCCAAGGGAAAACCCTAGAACTTTTCCATCACAAAGACCACGGTATATTCAGCAATTTGAAAGACCTGGATCATCCCATTTCGGAGAATATCCCGTTTCATTTTAAATTTTTTAATCTTACGGAGAGTGTAGACAGCGTTCTCTCCAAAACCTTGGATCGTTATCTTTTACATTTGGATATCATATTCGTGAGGGACTCTGTTCTTGCTGCCTTAAAAGAAACCATCACGAACACCATCAAAGCAAATATCAAAAGGATCTATTTTAGAGAACTGCAAGCAGATATCCAAAATCCGAGCGTGTATCGTAGTAAGATCACAGGGTTTAAAAAAACTTATCTGGATAATAAGGAGAAATACGAAGATCTTCTCTTTAAAAACAATTACGTTGTTTTAGTTTCCTTCATTCATAATAAGGATACCATCCGCATCCGAGTGATGAATAACGTAAAACTCAGTCCGGAAGAAGTGGATCGTATCAATGAGAGGATCGAAAAAGCAAAAACGTATAACGATCTTGCGGAAGCTTTTTTAGAAAAAGGGGACGAGACGGAAGGAGCAGGTCTCGGGCTCATCATGACCTTAATGATGTTAAAAAACGACGGCTTGGGCGCGAGTTCCTATAAGGTAGAAAGCCAAGGCAATAATACATCCGTAATCATAGATATTCCGATCCAGATCCAAAAAGAGAACGTTCAGATCCAAAAGGCGGAAGAGATCATTAAGGAAGTAGACCAACTTCCTACCTTCCCGAAAGCAATCCAAGACATCCAAGCAGCTATCGATAAACCGAATTCTAGCATCAGTCAGATTGCCGAGATGGTAAAGAAGGACGTGGCTCTTTCTGCAAACATTCTGAAATTATCCAACTCGGCGGCTTTCCGCAGAGGGAACAAAGTTGAGTCCTTGGATAGAGCGATCCAACTGATCGGTTTGAAAGAATTGCAGGTTTTGTTATATTCTCTCGGAACAAAACAGATCCTGGAGAACAAGTTCCCTGCCTTCTTAACGATCTGGGAAAAATCCAATCAATGTGCATATTACTGTAAATTGATCGCCCAAAGATTGAATCTTCCTAAGGAAGCTATGAGTAATTTGATGTCGGCGGCGCTTCTTCATGATATAGGCGAGATCATTCTTCTATCCTTGGAAGAAGAACGGATGGGTAAGATCCAAAATTATTCCGCATCCAAAGAGATCGCATCTTCTCTTTCTATGGAAGAAGCCGCATTCGGCATTACTCATACTAAGATTGGAGCGCTCATCGCGGAAAAATGGAATTTCCCAGAACTATACTCTAAAACGATGGAATATCATCATAGGCCCCAATTAGCGGAAGAACAGTACAAAGAGATCATTTTCCCTATTTATCTGGGGGATATGATGATCAAGATCAACAACGAAGAAGCCAAGTTCTCCGAGATCCCTGATGAAGTATTGAAACATTGTAAATTTTTCTCTTCCGGGGATTTCCATTCTTTCCGGACCAAAGCTTTAGAAAGTTTCCAAGCGACTCTTTAA